The Cervus canadensis isolate Bull #8, Minnesota chromosome X, ASM1932006v1, whole genome shotgun sequence genome contains the following window.
CAGCTCAGTGAATGTACTTTCATCTCTAAGAGTTCAGATATTTGCCAGTGACTATTTTTGCTgtagagaagaaagtaaaaactcCACAGCGAggatctttttctttgcttttgaaaCCACCATTGAATCACTATCGTTTTGCAGACTTTGCACAACTGTACAGGAGAGTGGCCTTTCTACAGCACATTTTCAGTAATCCTATATTTAGTCAAAGTGGATGAGAAATCATGTATTAATGTTTGTATGGAATTTGGGGTCCAGtgtaatatttttatcatttaaaaaaaccaatttgtaaaaacatttatttactgcATGAATATTGACGCACATTAAATTTGTGGGATTTTGtatatgtaaaaaacaaaacaaaaacaaaaagcaaaaaaaaaaaaaagaaacctcttgTCCTAAAATGAAGTGTGCTTGTTACAGGTGTTTAGACTTGTTGATGTTTACTAGACCAAATGTgtacatttacttaaaaatatctgTACCTGATGGATGTGTCGTGGATACAGTGGCCAGATTGTGCCCCTGTCAACAGCGAGCAGTTGATGGAAAGACTAGCTGTGTTGCTACTAAGCGGCTTTTATTTTGGTGAAGTTGGCTCTGTTGTTTTAAATGGTAAAAAGTAaactaatgaattttaaaagactcGTGGCTAGCTTAGCATGAAAGAGACCTTTAACGCTATATATCTGTACATTTTATTGCATTAGTTTCAAATCTAGGAGAGAGGCAGCACTGTAAACTGAAGTCAAATAAATTCAGCTCTTAATGAATCCTTATAAAGCACCTATTTTATTCATGCAGTCCACATCACATTTCTTTGTGACCAAATCACACGCCACTCCACCACCCCCAGTTACAAGTTTTAACTTTGTCACTCCACTGTGGTATAAGCCAGAAGAGGCAATGTCCAGTATATACAAGAATCTTCTCTGAAATCCTGCAAAATCAAGTTGGTTTCCCATTTACCTGacacaaactttaaaatttcacctgctgctctttcctttctctgtgatTCTTTTGGGAAGGTGGGGTAGAGGGTCTGGGAGGCAGGGGTACcatcaaaaataaacttaaaaaaaatttttttacaagtaTTAGCTACAGCGTGTCTGCAGAATGAACATTTAAAGAGGATGAAAGAAATAGGGGCTttcttagctgctgctgctgagtcgcttacgtcatgtccgactccgtgcgaccctatggactgcagcccaccaggctcctctgtccatgggattctccaggcaagaataccggagtgggttgccatttcctcctccaggggatcttcccaaaccagggatagaaccgcttctcttatgtctccagcattggcaggcagctttcttaccactagcgccacccaggaagcccctttaAGTGTTCTACTAAATCAGAGAAGCCGGATTATTATGGCTAAGGGCTgtacaaataaaacttaaaaccaATAAGCTGCCAAAAGTCAGAGCAAAGGCAGACTAGGGTAAGTAAGGATGAAGTACAGAAAAATGTAACCTAGGTTAttttctccaaaaataaaaataaagtgctttctaggagatttttttttctcagttccgTATCTATATTAAACAATCAGAGCAGAACTATAACCATGATTCTGTATCATAAAATCATAGTTCTCCCTACAATGATTGCATGTTTTTTAACCAAGGCACTTTCCCTTCACTATTTATTCAGATAATGCCATCTTCTAGAACCATTTATTACAGTCATTATACCTAACAATTTTCTGGTCTGGTATATAACTTATTATGGTACGTTTTTTGGCTGTTTGGCACAAAAATAATCACTGTTTAGAACCTGGGAAACACTTTTAAGTACAAGAGGGAAAATGGGGTCATATTTTATTTTCGAAAGTCCATCTCCAGCCCAACATGAGAATTTCTAGAAATCCCCAGCTCACTGGAGATGATTCACATATCCTTCTAAATTTGATCCCTCCTGTCTCCCATTCTCAGAATAAGGGCAAATGTTTCTCTTTGGCCAAGCCTAGGAAAAGCCCACGACTTGCTCCTCCCTAGCTCGGAGGCTGCTTAACCCATTAAGCCCAGCACAAAATCCGGCGTCTCCCCGggctctccctccctctgctcgTCCCCACCCTCTGGCAGCTGCAGCACCGCGCACTGCAGGCCGCTCCAGGCCCAGGGCAGCGCGCAGCCAATGTCCTCCCAGCGGTCCAGGTCGAGGTCATAGCCCACCACGTTGCGGGTGGGCACCTGGCGTGAGTCCCGCCACTTGAGGCCGCCCAGTAGCAGCACCGTCTCCTCCACCAAGGCCAGCCCATAGCAAAAGCGGTCGTAGGGTAGCGGCCGCAGCCGAGTCCACTGGTCGGTGCTGGGGTCGTAGCGCTCGATCTCGGAGAAGGGCTCGTAGCGCCCCAGAAAGGCGAACACCGCCCCGCGCAGGGCGGCCATGTGGTGCCCGAAGCGGGCCGTGCCCATGGGCGCTCTCTTGCTCCACGCCTGCTCCCCGGGGGCCAGGGAGAACACCTCCCGGAGGCTGCTCGCGCCGCCGTCGCCTCTCCCCGCCTTGCCCCCGGAGATGTACACGACGCCGCGGTCCCCGACGGCGCCCGCGTGGCCGTGCAGAGCCCGCGGCAGTGCCCCGGCCGCCGTCCAGCGGTCCCGGCGCAGGTCATACATTTCCACCGAAGCCAGCGCTTGGCCGCCCGCGCCCAGGCCCCCGACGGCCAGGAGCCCCTCGCCCACGGCGCCGCACCAGAAGTGGGCCCGTGCTTCCCGCATAGGAGGCGCGGTCGTCCACACGTGGAAGCGCGGGTCGTAACGGTGCACTTGGGCCGTGACAGCCCGCGGGCCGTCGGCTGGGGGCGAGCAGGCGCCGCCCGACGGGCTCTCCCCGCCCAGGACGAACAGGAAGTTGCCCGCGACACACACGCCGTGCCCCAGCAGCGGAGCAGGCAGCCGCGTGAGGCTGCGCCAGCGGTGGTTGTACACGTCAAAGGCCACCACGTCCTGGGTGAGCTcccactcctcctcctccacctgctcctcttcctcctcctcctcctcctctccctcctcctcctccggcgCCGGCGCGGCGGCCCTGCCCCGGGCTGCCCGCGCGGGGACCACGACTTCCTCAgtcaccacctccctcccccggcGCCCCCCGACCAACAAGATGCGGGTTTGAGGGCTCCGGACGCTGGTCTGCTCGCCCTGCAGGAGCGGCTGGCGGGAGGGCGACGTGTGGTAGTTGAGGGCCTGGATGATGAGGCCCTTGACCCGGGCGGGCAGGGTGAGGCCGGAGCCCGAGTACACGCGCCGCAGCACGTCGGCGGGCACGAGGCCGAAGCGGACCCGCTCAAGGAGCTGGGTGCAGTGGGCCAGGCGTTCGGCCTCAGGCTCCTGCCGCAGCCAGGCCAGCGCCAGGCCCAGCAGCCGGGCCTCGGGCACCCGCGCCACGTCAGGGGCACCCAGCACGGCCCTCAGCGACGCGGGGTTGAGCTCCAGAAGGCCGGCCGGGCCCGCGCCCCGCGCCAGCAGCTCCCTCAGGTGGGTCACGATGCAGCGTTCGGCCGCGCCCAGCGTGTGCGCCAGGCCAAAGCGAGCCGCCACGTTGGCGGCGAAGCAGCAGTTCTCTGGGGCCAGCTGGCGCTCCAGGTAGCGGCCGCAAAGCCCCAGGGCCTCGGTGACCTGCAGGTAGCTGGCGGCCTCCAGCGTGTCCTCCACTGTGTCCATGGAGAGAGGCAGCCAGGCGGTGTAGATGAAGTCCAGCAGGCGCTGCAGGCCCGCCGCCGACGGCACGTGCAGGTGGATCACGCTCGCCCGGGATTCCCGGGTGTGACTCTTGAACAGAGCCCTGAAGTAGTCGCTGGAACACGCGAGGAGCGACCTGTGCGCCGGGAACTCGCTGCCCTCCGCCTCCAGCGTCACGTCGCACAGGAAGCCCTCGGCGCGCAGCGCCTGGTAGCCGGTGAGCAGCGAGCCGCCATGAGCTTTGCAGTAAGACAGGAAGTAACTCATGATGCCCAGGGCGGGAAGCGGCCGGGCCGGGGCTGGGGCCAGCCAGGCGCGGCCGGAGGCATCCCGGGACACGGAGCCCCCGGGCCCCCCGCGCGAGCCGAAGAGCCCCTAGCAGGGGTCCATTTTTGCCTGCTCAGCTTAAAGCCCAGGCCTCCTTCATACAGGTCCGCAGATCTGCCCGTACCCTTCTCAGAGCAAATCTGGTAGGGAAACGATTTCCAGAAGCACCTAGCAGCGGAGAGAGCCGAGTTTGGAGTTTTCCGGGAGGTGCAGGGTTCGGTTTCGGCGGCTGCCGAGGCTGCCAGCGCGTTGCCCAAAACCCCCTCCCCGGCCCTGTTTGGGGAGCCCACACCTGCGCGCCTGGGGCCGCAGTGGCCGCGCACCATCACCTGGAAGGGCGGAGCTGCGGTGGATTGACTCCCGGGGGGTGCTGGATCTCCGACGGCCCAGATGCACAGATGGGGCCGGACGAGGGCTGTCCGGGAAGTGCGGGGCGAGGGCTCTGACCTCCTGGGGGGTGGACAAGGAGGGTTCTGCGGGCACCGGCGAGGGCCGGGGACAACTAGCTAAGGGGCAGGGGGGGTGAACTTGTTCCGCGCGGAGGATCAAATCAAAGCCTGGGGGATTAGGGAGGAGGGGCGCGGGTCAGCGCGACGGGTCGGAGGCGTGATTGGGCGCCACACATAACATGCCAGTAGCTCACAGTGACAGGAATAGCGCGCGGCCTCGGCCTCCCTGgcgcgccccgccccgctccccgGCTGCTGGCTGAGAACCGAGGGCGCGGGAGGAAGCGGCCCGGCCTGGGACATGACTCTCGTGACCCGTCAAGCCGCCGGTCACCAGGGGGTCCCGGTAACCCGGCTGGGGGTGCGGAGAGCGCTCACCGGAGAGGCGCGAGTCGCGGGGACGCTGCGCTTGGTGGTGTCTGGGGAGGGGCGCTCGGATGGGCCGGAGGACTGATGGCCGGGGCTTTCCCGTGGCTGGGAAAAAAGCCCCTGGCTCGCAGCTTTCTGCCTCAAGGAGGCCCTAATTAATCCTTCGGGAGCGGGGATTAAGCGGCGATTTTGCGCGCTGACACCCAGGAGCCCGCTACGCGCAGAGGAGCCGCTGGCCGGAATCTTGCCCCGGCGAATCCAGGCTCCCAGCCAGTGGCGCTCCGGCGCACGCCCCTCACCTGGACTCACCCTTGCGTGATGCTGGGCCTACTCTGCGCCCTTCCCGAGGTCGCTGGCTTGTCTCACACTCCGCTTTCGGGAGTTTGCGCCCACCTCGCTCCCCGACCCCGGCTGAGTTCTCCCTTCCTGTTCTTAAACCCTGCCTCGC
Protein-coding sequences here:
- the KLHL34 gene encoding kelch-like protein 34, which translates into the protein MSYFLSYCKAHGGSLLTGYQALRAEGFLCDVTLEAEGSEFPAHRSLLACSSDYFRALFKSHTRESRASVIHLHVPSAAGLQRLLDFIYTAWLPLSMDTVEDTLEAASYLQVTEALGLCGRYLERQLAPENCCFAANVAARFGLAHTLGAAERCIVTHLRELLARGAGPAGLLELNPASLRAVLGAPDVARVPEARLLGLALAWLRQEPEAERLAHCTQLLERVRFGLVPADVLRRVYSGSGLTLPARVKGLIIQALNYHTSPSRQPLLQGEQTSVRSPQTRILLVGGRRGREVVTEEVVVPARAARGRAAAPAPEEEEGEEEEEEEEEQVEEEEWELTQDVVAFDVYNHRWRSLTRLPAPLLGHGVCVAGNFLFVLGGESPSGGACSPPADGPRAVTAQVHRYDPRFHVWTTAPPMREARAHFWCGAVGEGLLAVGGLGAGGQALASVEMYDLRRDRWTAAGALPRALHGHAGAVGDRGVVYISGGKAGRGDGGASSLREVFSLAPGEQAWSKRAPMGTARFGHHMAALRGAVFAFLGRYEPFSEIERYDPSTDQWTRLRPLPYDRFCYGLALVEETVLLLGGLKWRDSRQVPTRNVVGYDLDLDRWEDIGCALPWAWSGLQCAVLQLPEGGDEQREGEPGETPDFVLGLMG